In the Flavobacterium sp. J372 genome, one interval contains:
- a CDS encoding DUF3050 domain-containing protein: MTIATIKGSIAAQREQLLNHALYNDIKSIEDLRHFMESHVYAVWDFMSLLKALQNKLTCTSVPWLPVGNPQMRYLINEIVLAEETDINIRGERLSHFEMYVEAMKDLGANTGAIQAFIDDVIATQNIFVSIKKSRLHDNIKAFLDFTFRVIDRGNPHEIAAAFTFGREELIPSMFTEILRNFRTNFPKANLDSLIYYFERHIELDADEHGPMAMEMIESLCGEDPVKWKEAEEISKLALEKRIGLWDAIHQNILHEDLASI; the protein is encoded by the coding sequence ATGACTATTGCTACAATCAAGGGCAGTATAGCTGCTCAAAGAGAACAACTTTTAAATCACGCGCTTTATAACGATATAAAAAGCATTGAAGACCTAAGGCATTTTATGGAAAGCCATGTATATGCTGTGTGGGATTTTATGTCTTTGCTTAAAGCCCTTCAGAACAAACTTACCTGCACCTCAGTGCCTTGGCTTCCGGTAGGAAATCCGCAGATGCGCTACCTCATTAATGAAATAGTACTTGCCGAAGAAACTGATATAAATATACGTGGTGAAAGGCTAAGCCATTTTGAAATGTATGTTGAGGCCATGAAAGATCTTGGTGCAAACACTGGTGCAATACAGGCTTTTATTGATGATGTTATTGCAACCCAGAATATATTTGTTTCTATAAAGAAGAGCAGGCTTCATGATAATATTAAAGCATTCCTTGATTTTACATTTAGGGTGATTGACCGTGGCAACCCTCATGAAATTGCTGCTGCTTTTACGTTTGGGCGTGAAGAGCTGATACCGTCAATGTTTACTGAAATACTCAGGAATTTCAGGACTAATTTCCCAAAAGCTAACCTTGACAGCCTTATCTATTACTTTGAGCGGCATATAGAACTGGATGCCGATGAACATGGCCCTATGGCAATGGAGATGATTGAAAGCCTTTGCGGCGAAGACCCGGTAAAATGGAAGGAAGCTGAGGAAATTTCAAAACTTGCACTGGAAAAACGCATTGGGCTTTGGGATGCCATTCATCAAAATATACTTCATGAAGATTTAGCATCAATATAA
- a CDS encoding acyl-CoA dehydrogenase family protein, giving the protein MKPDLFQAPDYFLLDELLTEEHKMVRDAAREWVKREVSPIIEDYAQKAEFPNQIIKGLADIGAFGPYIPEEYGGAGLDQISYGLIMQEIERGDSGVRSTASVQSSLVMYPIWKYGNEEQKMKYLPKLASGEFMGCFGLTEPDFGSNPGGMVTNFKDKGDHYLLNGAKMWISNAPFADIAVVWAKNEEGRIHGLIVERGMEGFSTPETHNKWSLRASATGELIFDNVKVPKENLLPNKSGLGAPLGCLDSARYGIAWGAIGAAMDCYDTALRYAKERVQFDKPIAATQLQQKKLAEMITEITKAQLLTWRLGVLRNEGKATSAQISMAKRNNVDMAINIAREARQILGGMGITGEYSIMRHMMNLESVITYEGTHDIHLLITGMDITGHAAFK; this is encoded by the coding sequence ATGAAACCAGATCTTTTCCAGGCTCCTGACTATTTCCTTTTAGATGAGCTGCTTACAGAAGAGCACAAGATGGTGCGTGACGCTGCCCGCGAGTGGGTAAAGCGTGAGGTATCTCCAATTATAGAAGATTATGCCCAAAAGGCGGAATTTCCAAATCAAATTATAAAAGGCCTGGCTGATATCGGCGCTTTTGGCCCGTATATACCTGAAGAATACGGTGGTGCAGGCCTTGACCAGATTTCTTACGGCCTTATCATGCAGGAGATTGAAAGAGGAGACAGCGGTGTGCGCTCAACAGCATCAGTACAGTCGTCACTCGTTATGTACCCTATCTGGAAATATGGTAATGAAGAACAGAAAATGAAGTACCTGCCTAAACTTGCCTCCGGTGAATTTATGGGTTGTTTTGGTTTAACCGAGCCTGATTTCGGTTCTAATCCGGGGGGCATGGTTACCAACTTTAAAGATAAAGGCGACCATTACCTGCTAAACGGCGCAAAAATGTGGATATCAAACGCTCCGTTTGCCGACATTGCTGTTGTATGGGCAAAGAACGAAGAAGGCCGCATACATGGGCTAATTGTAGAGCGTGGCATGGAAGGTTTCAGCACACCTGAAACCCACAATAAATGGTCACTCCGTGCATCTGCAACGGGTGAGCTTATTTTTGACAATGTAAAAGTCCCTAAAGAGAACCTGCTTCCGAACAAATCAGGGCTTGGCGCACCCCTTGGCTGCCTTGACTCAGCACGTTATGGTATTGCATGGGGCGCCATAGGTGCAGCAATGGACTGTTATGATACTGCGCTACGCTATGCTAAAGAGCGCGTGCAATTTGACAAACCTATTGCAGCAACACAGCTCCAGCAGAAAAAACTTGCCGAAATGATTACCGAAATCACAAAAGCACAGCTTCTTACATGGAGGCTTGGCGTATTGCGTAATGAGGGCAAAGCTACTTCAGCACAGATATCTATGGCAAAGCGCAACAATGTTGACATGGCTATAAATATAGCCCGCGAGGCACGCCAGATACTTGGCGGTATGGGTATTACCGGCGAATACTCAATTATGCGCCATATGATGAATTTAGAAAGCGTTATTACTTATGAAGGTACGCATGACATTCACCTGCTGATTACAGGTATGGATATTACAGGCCATGCAGCGTTTAAATAA
- a CDS encoding MGMT family protein, translating into MSKESNNFFEQVYDVAAQIPFGRVTSYGAIAKYLGAARSARMVGWAMNASHDREDVPAHRVVNRVGLLSGKHHFEGTNLMQQLLENEGVKVKDNKIVKFDKLFWDPAKELL; encoded by the coding sequence ATGTCAAAAGAGAGCAACAACTTTTTCGAACAGGTTTATGATGTCGCTGCACAGATACCTTTTGGCAGGGTAACGTCATACGGCGCCATCGCAAAGTACTTAGGTGCAGCGCGTTCCGCCCGGATGGTAGGCTGGGCTATGAACGCAAGCCATGATCGGGAAGATGTTCCGGCGCACCGGGTTGTGAACCGTGTGGGGCTGCTTTCCGGAAAACATCATTTTGAAGGGACAAATCTCATGCAGCAGCTACTTGAAAATGAAGGTGTTAAAGTAAAAGACAATAAGATTGTAAAGTTTGATAAGCTGTTTTGGGATCCTGCAAAAGAGCTTTTGTAA
- a CDS encoding efflux RND transporter permease subunit translates to MFSKFIHRPVFAIVISIMIVFMGALAIFQLPTSQFPEIAPTTVNIFIAYPGASADVLVKSTLITLENSINGVQDMRYMATDATSAGEATLRVIFEPGTDPNEAVIRVKTRVDQVMPLLPELVQREGVVITPIQPSMLMYVNLYAKNKGMDEKFLYNYASVKMLPEINRIKGVGRSQILGSRTYAMRIWLNPERMRAYNVSVDEVMKALGEQSIVGRPGRIGQSSGIQAQSLEYVLTYKGRYSEPAEYENVIVRANSEGEAIRLKDIGHAELGSEFFDIYSNLDGHPSASIVLKQNYGSNASDVIANVKAKLEEMKETFPPGMDYKISYDVSHFLDASIEQVIHTLRDAFILVAIVVFIFLGDWRSTLIPILAVPVSLIGAFFVIQFFGLSINLVTLFALVLAIGIVVDDAIVVVEAVHAKFEEYPHITPYAAVKMVLGEITGAIIAITAVMVSVFLPISFMSGPVGTFYRQFSITMASSIVISAIIALTLTPVLCAMLLKNHHGHEKKKNILTKGLDKFNSGFDKMTGKYVWILRKIVNRKWVTWIVLILFCIGTFVVNKILPSGFIPSEDQGTIYAIIQTPPGSTLETTNQVSQRLQKICEHVDGVESVSSLAGYEIMTEGRGSNAGTCLINLKSWHDREHDVTEIMEELEEKSKGLGAKIEFFEPPAIPGFGSSGGFSMRLLDKNTTTDYQDFDKINKQFMDELGKRKELTGLFSFFAANYPQYELEIDNNLAMQKGVSIGEAMENLNILIGSTYEQGFIKFNRFFKVYVQSDPKFRRLPSDVLNLFVKNDRGEMVPYSAFMKLVKTQGPNEITRYNMYNSAAIQGLPAKGYTTADAIAAVREVAQKLPRGYDIAWEGLSFDESNRGNESIYIFGIVLAFVYFVLAAQYESFIIPLAVVFSLPVGVFGTFLVLQLMGLENNIYAQIGLIMLVGLLGKNAVLIVEFAVQKRSEGFSIIEAAIEGAKVRFRPILMTSFAFIAGLIPLIIATGAGAIGNKTIGSAALGGMLFGTIFGVIIVPGLYYIFGSLADGRKLIKYEEESSLSEALVHQIDDFTHIEEPSQTKDTE, encoded by the coding sequence ATGTTTAGTAAATTTATACACAGGCCTGTGTTTGCTATTGTTATATCTATAATGATAGTTTTTATGGGAGCTTTGGCCATATTCCAGCTGCCTACATCACAATTTCCTGAAATTGCACCTACAACGGTAAATATATTTATCGCCTACCCAGGCGCAAGTGCCGATGTATTGGTAAAATCAACGCTTATCACTCTTGAAAACTCCATCAACGGTGTGCAGGATATGCGCTACATGGCAACCGATGCTACCAGTGCCGGTGAGGCCACGTTAAGGGTAATTTTTGAACCGGGAACCGACCCTAACGAGGCAGTTATCCGCGTTAAGACAAGGGTTGACCAGGTAATGCCACTATTACCCGAACTTGTGCAGCGCGAGGGTGTTGTTATCACACCTATACAGCCCAGCATGCTTATGTATGTAAACCTTTATGCGAAAAACAAAGGCATGGATGAGAAGTTCCTGTATAACTATGCCAGCGTAAAGATGCTGCCTGAAATCAACAGGATTAAAGGAGTTGGGCGGAGCCAGATTCTGGGTAGCCGTACCTACGCTATGCGTATATGGCTAAACCCGGAGCGCATGCGTGCCTACAATGTTTCGGTAGATGAAGTTATGAAGGCATTGGGCGAGCAAAGTATAGTGGGCCGACCGGGGCGTATTGGGCAGAGTTCCGGGATACAGGCACAATCGCTTGAATACGTATTGACATATAAAGGCCGCTACAGTGAACCGGCAGAATATGAGAACGTGATTGTACGTGCTAACTCTGAAGGTGAAGCCATCCGGCTGAAAGATATCGGCCATGCCGAACTGGGAAGTGAATTCTTCGATATTTACTCAAATCTTGACGGCCACCCCTCAGCCTCTATTGTTTTGAAGCAAAACTACGGCAGTAACGCAAGTGATGTAATTGCCAATGTAAAGGCGAAGCTAGAGGAGATGAAAGAAACCTTCCCGCCGGGAATGGACTATAAGATAAGTTATGACGTTTCGCATTTCCTTGACGCTTCAATAGAGCAGGTTATCCATACTTTGAGAGATGCTTTCATCCTTGTTGCAATTGTAGTATTTATCTTCCTGGGTGACTGGCGTTCGACACTTATACCAATTCTCGCGGTACCTGTGTCACTAATTGGTGCGTTTTTCGTTATCCAGTTCTTCGGTCTTTCAATCAACCTCGTGACGCTTTTTGCCCTCGTACTGGCTATTGGTATTGTGGTTGATGACGCAATCGTCGTCGTCGAGGCGGTGCATGCCAAGTTTGAAGAATATCCGCACATCACGCCGTACGCAGCCGTAAAAATGGTGCTTGGTGAAATTACAGGTGCCATCATCGCTATTACGGCGGTAATGGTATCGGTATTCCTGCCAATATCTTTTATGTCAGGCCCAGTAGGTACCTTCTACCGCCAGTTCTCAATTACTATGGCAAGTTCCATCGTAATTTCTGCAATAATCGCACTTACGCTCACACCGGTACTTTGTGCTATGTTGCTAAAAAACCACCACGGGCACGAAAAGAAGAAGAACATCCTTACCAAAGGCCTTGACAAGTTCAATAGCGGCTTTGACAAGATGACCGGTAAGTATGTATGGATTCTCAGAAAAATTGTCAACCGCAAGTGGGTGACTTGGATTGTACTTATCCTTTTCTGCATCGGTACATTCGTTGTAAATAAGATACTCCCGTCAGGATTCATACCAAGTGAAGATCAGGGAACCATTTATGCGATAATACAGACACCGCCGGGCTCAACACTGGAGACCACAAACCAAGTATCACAAAGGCTGCAAAAGATTTGTGAACATGTAGACGGGGTGGAATCAGTGTCATCGCTTGCCGGTTATGAGATTATGACTGAAGGCCGCGGGTCAAACGCCGGCACATGCCTCATCAACCTTAAATCCTGGCATGACCGTGAGCACGATGTTACCGAAATCATGGAAGAACTTGAAGAAAAATCAAAAGGCCTTGGCGCCAAGATTGAGTTTTTTGAACCGCCGGCCATACCGGGCTTTGGCTCTTCAGGCGGTTTCTCAATGCGTTTGCTTGACAAAAATACCACTACCGATTATCAGGATTTTGACAAAATAAATAAGCAGTTTATGGATGAGCTTGGCAAGCGTAAAGAGCTTACGGGCCTGTTCAGCTTCTTTGCTGCCAACTATCCGCAGTACGAATTGGAAATCGACAATAACTTGGCCATGCAGAAAGGTGTGTCTATCGGCGAAGCCATGGAAAACCTGAATATACTCATCGGTAGTACTTATGAGCAGGGCTTTATCAAGTTCAACCGCTTTTTCAAGGTGTATGTACAGTCTGACCCTAAATTCAGGAGACTTCCGTCAGATGTTTTGAACCTCTTTGTGAAGAATGACCGTGGCGAAATGGTGCCGTACTCTGCGTTTATGAAGCTGGTTAAAACACAGGGACCCAACGAGATTACGCGCTATAATATGTATAACTCTGCCGCTATACAGGGTCTTCCGGCGAAAGGTTACACAACCGCCGATGCTATAGCAGCAGTACGCGAAGTCGCGCAAAAACTGCCTAGAGGTTACGATATTGCATGGGAAGGTTTGTCATTTGACGAATCAAACCGCGGTAATGAATCAATATATATTTTCGGGATAGTATTAGCGTTTGTGTACTTTGTACTTGCCGCACAATATGAAAGCTTTATCATTCCGCTGGCGGTTGTGTTCTCGCTTCCTGTGGGTGTGTTCGGCACATTTCTCGTGTTACAGCTTATGGGGCTTGAGAATAACATTTACGCACAGATTGGTCTTATCATGCTCGTCGGGCTTCTAGGTAAAAATGCGGTGCTTATAGTTGAATTTGCAGTCCAGAAACGGAGCGAGGGCTTCAGCATTATTGAGGCCGCAATTGAAGGCGCGAAAGTCCGCTTCCGCCCTATCCTTATGACATCATTTGCATTCATCGCAGGGCTTATTCCTCTTATTATTGCAACGGGTGCTGGTGCAATCGGTAACAAAACCATTGGTTCTGCTGCGTTGGGAGGTATGTTGTTCGGAACCATATTCGGGGTGATTATCGTACCGGGATTATACTACATATTTGGTTCACTGGCAGATGGGCGTAAACTCATTAAATATGAAGAAGAAAGTTCATTGTCAGAAGCATTGGTACACCAGATAGATGACTTTACCCATATTGAAGAACCTTCACAAACAAAAGATACAGAATAA
- a CDS encoding 2Fe-2S iron-sulfur cluster-binding protein has product MDITIKITDREGVVHEVQAPTDMAMNIMELCRSYEIAPEGTIGVCGGMAMCASCQCYVLNDVELPPMEPDEQAMLSEAFYVKPNSRLGCQIAITEELHGLEIELAPES; this is encoded by the coding sequence GTGGATATTACCATAAAAATAACCGACCGCGAAGGTGTTGTACACGAAGTTCAGGCGCCGACAGATATGGCCATGAATATCATGGAACTGTGCCGCTCTTACGAAATTGCCCCTGAAGGCACTATTGGAGTATGCGGCGGTATGGCCATGTGTGCATCATGCCAATGCTATGTACTTAACGACGTAGAACTACCCCCGATGGAGCCTGATGAACAAGCTATGCTGAGCGAAGCATTTTATGTAAAGCCAAACAGCCGCCTTGGCTGCCAGATAGCCATTACTGAAGAACTACACGGGCTTGAGATAGAGCTTGCACCTGAAAGCTAA
- a CDS encoding NAD(P)/FAD-dependent oxidoreductase yields the protein MITTDILIIGAGPTGLFAVFEAGLLKLKCHIIDALPQPGGQLSELYPKKPIFDIPGFPSVLAGDLVDNLMEQIKQFQPGFTLNEKAETIDKLEDGTFIVTTNKGTKHHAKAVAIAGGLGSFDPRKPLIEGIDAYEENGVEYFVKDPELFRDKKIVIAGGGDSALDWSIFLADVASEVTLIHRRNEFRGALDSVEKVQELKKLGKINLITPAEVTGIIGDGTVEALEIDREGEKSTIETDYFIPLFGLTPKLGAIANWGLEIEKNAIKVNNALDYQTNIEGIYAIGDINIYPGKLKLILCGFHEATLMCQSVYNKLNPGKKYVLKYTTVSGVDGFDGTRKEAEKQVVKAIE from the coding sequence ATGATTACTACAGATATCCTTATAATAGGTGCCGGCCCTACGGGGCTTTTTGCCGTATTTGAAGCAGGGCTTCTTAAACTGAAATGCCATATTATAGACGCACTTCCGCAGCCGGGAGGCCAGCTTTCTGAACTTTATCCTAAAAAGCCGATTTTTGATATACCTGGTTTTCCGTCAGTATTGGCAGGTGATCTGGTGGATAACCTGATGGAACAGATAAAGCAGTTCCAGCCGGGTTTTACGCTGAATGAAAAGGCTGAAACCATTGATAAGCTTGAAGATGGCACATTCATAGTTACAACGAATAAAGGAACAAAACATCATGCTAAAGCTGTAGCCATTGCAGGCGGATTAGGGAGTTTTGACCCGCGTAAACCTTTGATTGAAGGGATTGATGCCTATGAAGAAAATGGCGTGGAATACTTTGTGAAGGACCCTGAGCTGTTCCGTGACAAGAAGATAGTAATTGCAGGTGGTGGTGACTCAGCTCTTGACTGGAGTATTTTCCTTGCTGATGTTGCGAGCGAAGTAACGCTCATACACAGGCGAAATGAATTCCGCGGTGCGCTTGACTCGGTTGAAAAAGTACAGGAACTGAAGAAGCTTGGCAAGATAAACCTTATCACTCCGGCTGAGGTTACAGGCATTATAGGTGACGGTACAGTTGAAGCGCTGGAGATTGATAGGGAAGGCGAAAAGTCAACCATTGAGACTGATTATTTTATTCCGCTTTTCGGGCTTACGCCAAAATTGGGAGCCATAGCCAACTGGGGTCTTGAGATTGAAAAGAATGCCATAAAAGTTAATAATGCACTTGATTATCAAACCAATATAGAAGGCATCTATGCCATTGGTGACATCAATATATATCCGGGTAAACTAAAACTTATTCTTTGCGGATTTCATGAAGCAACACTTATGTGCCAAAGCGTTTATAATAAGCTGAATCCGGGTAAGAAATATGTACTGAAGTATACTACGGTAAGCGGTGTTGACGGATTTGACGGAACCCGAAAAGAAGCAGAAAAGCAAGTAGTAAAAGCGATTGAGTAG
- a CDS encoding TolC family protein: MLKKIIYLSLSVAFLATGIISCKTGDVARAENKAVPAEFAGAVADSANSASVKWKQFFTDPNLTALIDTALQNNQELNITMQEINISQNEIRARKGEYLPSAGLRGGAGVDKVSRYTNIGALEHNIAIVDGKENPEPLQDYTIGAYATWEVDIWKKLRNSKKAAVNRYLASVEGKNFMVTNLISEIANSYYELLALDNQLAIINQNIGIQTNALEIVKLQKEAARVTELAVRRFQAQVLNTQSLQYEIKQRIVETENRINFLVGRFPQHVDRSTETFDNLVPQVVQAGLPSQLLANRPDIRQAEFNLEAAKLDVKSARARFYPQLGITAGIGYRAFDPSYIVKPQSLIYSLAGDLTAPLINRNSIKAAYNTANAKQLQAVFDYERTILNAYIEVANQISKVSNLQSSYELKAKEVEALNQSSAISNDLFKSARADYMEVLMTQRDALESKFDLIETRLQQMNSMVNIYRSLGGGWK, translated from the coding sequence ATGTTGAAGAAGATAATATATTTGAGCCTGTCTGTTGCCTTTTTGGCAACAGGCATCATAAGCTGCAAGACAGGAGATGTAGCGCGCGCTGAGAACAAAGCAGTGCCGGCTGAATTTGCAGGTGCAGTTGCCGACAGTGCCAATAGCGCATCGGTGAAATGGAAACAGTTCTTTACAGACCCTAATCTAACTGCCCTGATTGACACTGCCCTGCAAAACAACCAGGAACTGAACATCACAATGCAGGAGATAAACATCTCGCAAAATGAGATTCGCGCCCGAAAAGGGGAATACCTACCGTCTGCCGGACTACGTGGAGGTGCGGGTGTTGATAAGGTTTCGCGCTATACCAACATTGGTGCGCTGGAACATAACATTGCTATTGTAGATGGCAAGGAGAATCCAGAGCCGCTACAGGATTATACTATTGGGGCGTATGCTACGTGGGAGGTAGACATATGGAAAAAACTTCGAAACTCTAAAAAGGCTGCTGTCAACCGTTATCTAGCTTCCGTAGAGGGCAAGAACTTTATGGTGACTAACCTGATTTCAGAGATTGCCAATTCGTATTATGAGCTTTTGGCGCTTGACAATCAGCTGGCTATAATTAATCAAAACATCGGGATACAAACTAATGCACTTGAAATTGTAAAGCTGCAGAAAGAAGCTGCCCGTGTTACTGAATTGGCAGTACGCAGGTTTCAGGCACAGGTATTAAATACACAAAGCCTTCAATACGAAATAAAGCAGCGTATAGTAGAAACCGAAAACAGGATTAATTTTCTTGTGGGGCGTTTTCCCCAGCATGTAGACCGAAGCACAGAGACATTTGATAATCTTGTACCGCAGGTGGTGCAGGCCGGTTTGCCATCGCAACTGCTTGCTAACAGGCCTGATATCCGCCAGGCTGAGTTTAATCTGGAAGCTGCAAAGCTCGATGTGAAATCGGCGCGTGCACGTTTTTATCCGCAACTAGGCATCACGGCAGGCATAGGCTACAGGGCTTTCGACCCATCATACATCGTGAAACCTCAGTCACTGATTTACAGCCTTGCTGGAGACCTTACGGCGCCGCTTATCAACAGGAACTCTATCAAAGCCGCATATAATACAGCAAATGCCAAACAGTTGCAGGCGGTGTTTGATTATGAGCGCACGATACTGAATGCCTATATTGAAGTTGCTAACCAGATTTCGAAGGTAAGCAACCTGCAAAGCAGCTATGAGTTGAAGGCAAAAGAAGTAGAGGCTTTGAACCAGTCATCGGCAATATCTAATGACTTGTTTAAATCGGCCAGGGCTGATTATATGGAAGTTTTGATGACGCAGCGCGATGCATTGGAATCTAAATTTGACCTGATTGAAACCAGGCTGCAGCAAATGAACAGCATGGTAAACATATACCGCTCTCTGGGCGGAGGATGGAAGTAA
- a CDS encoding Mrp/NBP35 family ATP-binding protein: MKLDRKEILKALETITIAGEGTNMVESGAVRNVLTFGDEAVVEVVMHNPAMHIRKRAEADIIKTIHEQISPDAKVKVNIKLETPEKPEIKGKSIPGITNIIAVSSGKGGVGKSTITANLAVTLANMGFNVGVLDADIYGPSMPIMFDVERERPISVQVDGKSKMKPIESYGVKLLSIGFFTSPEQAVIWRGPMASKALSQMIFDADWGELDFMLIDLPPGTGDIHLSIMQSLPVTGAVVVSTPQAVALADAKKGVAMFQQESINVPVLGIIENMAYFTPEELPENKYYIFGKEGAKNLAEDLSVPFLGEVPIVQSIREAGDYGRPAAMQTGTPLEKVFEELAREVVQETVNRNDNLPPTEAIKITTMAGCSAVKKN; encoded by the coding sequence ATGAAACTAGACAGAAAAGAGATACTTAAAGCCCTTGAAACCATAACAATAGCCGGAGAAGGCACAAATATGGTAGAGAGCGGCGCAGTTCGCAACGTGTTGACTTTTGGTGATGAAGCCGTGGTTGAGGTTGTGATGCACAACCCGGCCATGCACATACGCAAACGTGCTGAGGCTGATATCATTAAAACGATACATGAACAAATAAGTCCCGATGCCAAAGTTAAGGTTAACATCAAGCTTGAAACGCCGGAAAAGCCTGAAATTAAAGGAAAGTCGATTCCGGGAATTACAAATATAATAGCCGTTTCCTCAGGTAAAGGCGGTGTTGGTAAATCAACAATCACCGCTAACCTCGCTGTAACCCTTGCAAACATGGGCTTTAATGTAGGTGTACTTGATGCCGACATATATGGCCCATCAATGCCGATAATGTTTGACGTGGAGCGTGAACGCCCGATTTCAGTACAGGTTGATGGTAAAAGCAAGATGAAACCTATTGAGAGCTACGGTGTTAAGCTGCTTTCTATTGGCTTCTTTACATCGCCCGAACAGGCTGTGATTTGGAGAGGCCCTATGGCATCTAAAGCGCTGAGCCAGATGATATTTGATGCTGATTGGGGCGAGCTTGACTTTATGTTAATTGACCTTCCGCCGGGAACAGGCGATATTCACCTGAGCATCATGCAGTCTCTGCCGGTTACAGGTGCGGTTGTAGTAAGCACCCCGCAGGCTGTAGCACTTGCCGATGCGAAAAAAGGCGTAGCTATGTTCCAGCAGGAAAGCATTAACGTGCCGGTGTTGGGCATTATAGAAAACATGGCTTATTTCACTCCGGAGGAACTTCCTGAAAATAAATATTATATCTTTGGGAAAGAAGGTGCTAAAAACCTAGCCGAGGACCTTAGCGTACCATTTCTGGGTGAAGTGCCAATAGTACAGAGCATACGAGAGGCCGGCGATTATGGCCGTCCAGCTGCAATGCAAACAGGTACTCCTCTTGAGAAAGTTTTTGAGGAACTGGCAAGAGAGGTGGTGCAGGAGACAGTAAACCGCAATGATAACCTTCCGCCGACGGAGGCTATCAAGATTACAACTATGGCAGGGTGTTCGGCAGTTAAAAAGAACTAA
- a CDS encoding T9SS type A sorting domain-containing protein: MINTPGYNTNPVGADMEIQFALAQVDPQGNATNGIHRVYYNRAGWSETQVETIMKPQTSWDPTKYFNIWVCNFGGDLTDILGYAQFPSQSGLGGLNSNEGASNTDGVIIGYKYFGSQAIYPQGTYEWPYNAGRTATHEIGHCFGLRHVDGDNTTCSVNSVDSTKDYCPDTPAVKELNYDCAYIDSCPNAAGADMIENYMDYTPDACMNIFTQNQKGRMLAVLQNSPRRATLTTSTVWQPLSSNSFVLQGINVYPNPATDILHIASANGELLDSYIIYNSMGQTIVASKLNGGNSATVNINTLTNGVYFIKLGKADKATTLKFVKN, translated from the coding sequence ATGATTAACACTCCCGGCTATAATACCAACCCTGTTGGAGCCGATATGGAGATACAATTTGCCCTGGCGCAGGTTGACCCGCAGGGCAATGCCACAAATGGTATACACCGGGTTTATTATAACCGGGCCGGCTGGAGTGAAACACAGGTGGAAACGATTATGAAGCCGCAAACCTCATGGGACCCTACTAAATATTTTAATATCTGGGTATGTAACTTTGGAGGCGATCTTACAGACATTCTTGGCTACGCACAATTTCCGTCCCAATCAGGGCTTGGCGGACTCAACAGCAATGAAGGTGCCTCTAATACTGACGGTGTAATTATCGGCTATAAATATTTTGGCTCTCAAGCTATTTATCCTCAAGGTACTTATGAATGGCCTTACAATGCAGGGCGTACAGCTACACACGAAATTGGACATTGCTTTGGCCTGCGCCACGTTGATGGTGATAACACTACATGTTCTGTAAATAGTGTAGACTCAACAAAAGATTACTGCCCCGATACCCCTGCCGTTAAAGAGCTTAATTATGATTGCGCTTATATTGACAGTTGCCCCAATGCAGCAGGTGCAGATATGATTGAAAATTATATGGACTACACACCGGATGCCTGTATGAATATATTCACGCAGAACCAAAAAGGCCGCATGCTTGCTGTACTTCAAAATTCTCCCAGAAGGGCAACACTTACAACATCCACTGTTTGGCAGCCACTTTCTTCAAACTCATTTGTACTACAAGGCATAAATGTGTATCCTAATCCTGCAACTGATATACTTCATATTGCTTCAGCTAATGGTGAATTGCTTGACAGCTACATAATTTACAATAGCATGGGCCAAACTATTGTAGCATCAAAATTAAACGGAGGCAATTCTGCAACGGTTAATATAAACACGCTAACAAATGGAGTTTATTTTATAAAACTTGGAAAGGCTGATAAAGCAACAACATTGAAATTTGTGAAGAATTAA
- a CDS encoding NifU family protein: protein MTTEEIKLNVEKALDEIRPFLESDGGNIALIDIEDDRHVKVRLEGACVGCSVNQMTLKAGVETTIKKYAPQIETVTNVA from the coding sequence ATGACAACAGAAGAAATAAAACTAAACGTTGAGAAAGCCCTGGATGAAATAAGGCCTTTCCTTGAGTCTGACGGCGGTAATATTGCGCTGATTGATATTGAGGACGACAGACACGTGAAGGTGCGCTTAGAAGGCGCCTGCGTAGGTTGCAGCGTTAACCAGATGACATTGAAAGCAGGTGTGGAGACAACTATTAAAAAGTACGCTCCCCAGATTGAGACTGTGACCAATGTTGCTTAA